In a single window of the Apteryx mantelli isolate bAptMan1 chromosome 11, bAptMan1.hap1, whole genome shotgun sequence genome:
- the LOC136992997 gene encoding olfactory receptor 6F1-like, translating into LSQQHVLKLDIEPGNETIVAEFILKGFSGLDQRLQQFLSLLLLLIYPTTVTGNTMIIFLMCVDHRLQTPMYFFISNLAFLEIWFTSSTTIKLLVILSSGRRTISLKSCFAQSYFYVALGFTEFALLVVMSFDRYVAICQPLHYAAIMKQQLCTHLVVAAWVLGFTLSSYHLVLFSKLTFCGPNKIQHFFCDSSPLFKLSCSDTTLLWKADSIFISFVVLGSLCLIMVSSMCIFHCILHMPSASGRRKAFATCSSHLTALAIVYGSCIVLYARPSEGVSLETNTIVALLNTVLYPFLNPFIYSLRNKTVKLALEEALGRPEVWLFPRS; encoded by the coding sequence ctgtctcagcagcatgtactgaaattagacatagaaccaggaaatgaaactatagttgctgagttcatcctgaagggtttctcagggcttgatcaaagactacagcaatttctctccctgctccttctactcatatacccgacaacagtgacggggaacacaatgatcatcttcctcatgtgtgtggatcaccgcctgcaaacccccatgtactttttcatcagcaatctggcattcctggaaatctggttcacatcctccacaaccatcaaactgttggtgattctgagctctggaaggagaacaatctcattaaaGAGCTGCTTTGCCCAGTCCTATTTCTATGTTGCCCTCGGTTTTacagagttcgctctccttgttgtcatgtcctttgaccgctatgttgccatctgccaacctttgcattatgctgccatcatgaagcagcagctctgcacccacctggttgttgctgcgtgggtcctaggcttcacactctcgagttaccacCTGGTTCTgttctcaaagctgactttctgtggccccaacaagatccagcattttttttgtgacagctcccccttattcaaactgtcctgctctgacaccaccctgctttggaaagcagactccattttcatatcatttgtagtgctgggttccttatgtttaatcatggtgtcctccatgtgcatcttccactgtattctgcacatgccatcagcatctgggaggaggaaagcttttgctacatgttcttcccatctcactgccttagccattgtctatggaagctgcattgttctctatgcacggccctcagaaggggtttccttggagaccaacacaattgtagctttgctgaacactgtcctgtacccattcttaaaccccttcatctacagtctcagaaacaagactgtgaagctggccctggaggaagcccttggccgtccagaggtttggcttttcccccggtcatga